The following is a genomic window from Candidatus Beckwithbacteria bacterium.
ATACCAAGTACGAGTTTGGTGATGACAAGGGAAAACTGACTTTAATTGATGAAATTCATACGCCGGATTCCTCCCGCTTTTGGATTAAAAAGAGCTATGAGAAAAGAATGAAGAAAGGGTTAGAGCCGGAAAATTTTGATAAAGAGTTTTTTCGGTTGTGGTATAACCAGAGGAATTATTATGGTGACGGCCAGCCACCGAAAATGCCGGCGGCTTTTAAGCAGAAAATCAGCCAGCGTTACCAGCAAATTTATGAGAAAATTACCGGTGAAAAATTGGTCAGAGCAAAAGGGGATATCAGTATGAGGATTAAAAATAATTTGGCCATTTTAACTGACCAGGTGGTGATTATCAGCGGCAGTGTGAAGGATAAAGAGTTTGTAACGAAGATCGAAACAGAATTAAAAAACTTAAAACTAAGGTTTAGAACTTATTACGCTTCGGCCCATAAACAGCCGTTAGCTGTACTTCAATTAATTAAACAATACAGTTTGTTTGGAAATAAAGTGGTGATGATTACAGTGGCCGGTCGGAGTAACGCTTTGTCCGGTTTCGTGGCGGCTAACTGTCAACTGCCGGTGATTGCCTGTCCGCCGTTTAAGGATAGACACGATTATTTGATTAATATTCATTCCAGTTTACAGATGCCATCTCAAGTGC
Proteins encoded in this region:
- a CDS encoding phosphoribosylaminoimidazolesuccinocarboxamide synthase, which translates into the protein MAVLKEINLTGFGKRYQGKVRDFYVVGNKRILITTDRISAFDRVLGLIEDKGQVLNQLAAFWFDKTKDIIPNHLLAVPDPNVLVAKNCQAYPVEMVVRGYISGVTHTSLWYNYFQGKRLLYGMKFPDGLKKNQKLAKPVITPTTRGTGVGGHDEQISKAEIIKRKIISRKVYEEMEKAALALFKRGSEICDKAGLILVDTKYEFGDDKGKLTLIDEIHTPDSSRFWIKKSYEKRMKKGLEPENFDKEFFRLWYNQRNYYGDGQPPKMPAAFKQKISQRYQQIYEKITGEKLVRAKGDISMRIKNNLAILTDQVVIISGSVKDKEFVTKIETELKNLKLRFRTYYASAHKQPLAVLQLIKQYSLFGNKVVMITVAGRSNALSGFVAANCQLPVIACPPFKDRHDYLINIHSSLQMPSQVPVMTVIDPGNAALAAKRILSV